In Strix aluco isolate bStrAlu1 chromosome 22, bStrAlu1.hap1, whole genome shotgun sequence, a genomic segment contains:
- the VAMP3 gene encoding vesicle-associated membrane protein 3, whose protein sequence is MSASVPASSNVAAGSNRRLQQTQHQVDEVVDIMRVNVDKVLERDQKLSELDDRADALQAGASQFETSAAKLKRKYWWKNCKMWAILIAVVLLIIIIIIIVCSVPS, encoded by the exons AT GTCAGCCAGTGTCCCTGCAAGCTCAAATGTGGCTGCTGGCAGTAATCGTCGTCTTCAGCAGACTCAACACCAAGTAGATGAG GTGGTTGACATCATGAGAGTGAACGTGGACAAGGTGTTGGAGCGAGATCAGAAGCTCTCAGAGTTGGATGACCGTGCTGATGCACTGCAAGCAGGAGCTTCCCAGTTTGAGACCAGTGCAGCCAAGCTGAAAAGAAAGTATTGGTGGAAGAACTGTAAG ATGTGGGCAATATTGATAGCTGTTGTTCTccttatcatcatcatcatcattattg TCTGCAGTGTGCCTTCATGA